The Fundidesulfovibrio putealis DSM 16056 genome includes a window with the following:
- a CDS encoding LysR family transcriptional regulator — MELRNVRTFVSVAGLLSFRRAAAVLNYAPSTVSAQIQSLEDELRLKLFDRLEKGIRLTEAGERFLPYALKLQELAAESVSAAAGEHARKGMLTVRMPETLAAYRFPGLLSRFRREHPNIGIRLRGSSTHNIQRYLEKGLDLAFVVGEPRPWDNCHIERIGAEAFVLVGHTSEWGSGSVAVTASDFAGRLILSAASDSSNRVVLERCLARQYAQENVWIDFSSLAAVRNSLLAGREGCALLPRSVVRQDILSGELAELILDEVPEELPVHMLWHREKWISPPLESFMQLCRDIWKEAVPS, encoded by the coding sequence ATGGAACTCAGAAACGTCAGGACATTCGTCTCCGTGGCCGGGCTTTTGAGCTTTCGCCGGGCAGCGGCGGTGCTCAACTACGCTCCGTCCACCGTTTCCGCTCAGATTCAGTCCCTTGAGGACGAATTGCGCCTGAAGCTGTTTGACCGGTTGGAAAAAGGAATCCGGCTCACCGAAGCGGGCGAACGCTTCCTGCCCTACGCCCTGAAACTTCAGGAGTTGGCCGCAGAAAGCGTATCCGCTGCCGCTGGCGAGCACGCCCGCAAGGGCATGCTGACCGTCCGCATGCCGGAGACCCTGGCCGCGTACCGGTTTCCCGGACTGCTCTCCCGCTTCAGGCGAGAGCATCCCAATATCGGTATACGGCTGCGCGGAAGCTCCACCCACAACATTCAGCGCTACCTGGAAAAAGGACTCGATCTGGCCTTTGTCGTTGGCGAGCCCAGGCCGTGGGACAACTGCCACATCGAGCGCATCGGCGCGGAGGCGTTTGTCCTGGTCGGCCATACGTCCGAGTGGGGATCTGGGAGCGTTGCGGTTACAGCCTCGGACTTCGCCGGACGCCTGATCTTGTCCGCAGCGTCCGACTCGTCGAACCGCGTAGTGCTCGAGCGATGCCTCGCCAGACAATACGCGCAGGAGAATGTGTGGATCGACTTCAGCAGTCTCGCTGCGGTCAGGAACTCGCTCCTGGCGGGGAGGGAAGGCTGCGCGCTGCTCCCTCGTTCGGTAGTCCGGCAGGATATTTTGTCGGGCGAGTTGGCGGAACTGATCCTGGACGAGGTGCCGGAAGAGCTTCCGGTACACATGCTGTGGCACAGGGAAAAGTGGATTTCCCCACCACTTGAATCCTTCATGCAGTTGTGCCGCGACATCTGGAAGGAGGCCGTCCCTTCGTAG
- a CDS encoding C-GCAxxG-C-C family protein, which translates to MSSSLEEMVIENLEQGFLCSESVIKASAEYLGVSWDRIPAIATGLAGGIGITGDVCGALTGAVLALGLAFGRSTPDQDPFPCAIHVQELAEQFQKRFGSVNCPDIIGIDLRTEEGRDKATAKGLLNLPCKDSCVLAARYLAGTITAGA; encoded by the coding sequence ATGTCCTCAAGTCTTGAAGAAATGGTGATCGAAAATCTTGAACAGGGTTTTTTATGTTCGGAAAGCGTAATCAAGGCATCAGCCGAATACCTGGGCGTTTCCTGGGATCGCATCCCGGCGATCGCGACCGGCCTCGCCGGGGGAATCGGCATCACGGGCGACGTCTGCGGCGCCCTGACCGGGGCCGTGCTGGCACTCGGTCTCGCGTTCGGCCGCAGCACGCCGGACCAGGACCCTTTCCCCTGCGCCATACACGTGCAGGAACTGGCCGAGCAATTCCAGAAACGGTTTGGAAGCGTCAACTGCCCGGACATCATCGGCATCGACCTGCGCACTGAGGAGGGCCGCGACAAAGCCACGGCCAAAGGCCTGCTCAATCTTCCCTGCAAGGACAGCTGCGTCCTGGCAGCGCGCTACCTCGCGGGGACAATCACGGCGGGCGCCTGA
- the tadA gene encoding tRNA adenosine(34) deaminase TadA, giving the protein MNAASPPLSPILNQPPPGWSSWRLVMTRALKQAWLAGRRGEAPVGAVVIEAATGRVLAEACNGPIGANDPTAHAEILALRQASAAIGNYRLNGAILAVTLEPCLMCLGAMVHARIGGLVIGAPDPKAGAVFSQMDGLALPFLNHRFPVLSGILAGECGATLTRFFAGRRKEKRG; this is encoded by the coding sequence ATGAACGCCGCCTCCCCTCCCCTGTCGCCGATTCTCAACCAGCCGCCTCCGGGCTGGAGCTCCTGGCGTCTGGTCATGACGCGAGCCCTGAAGCAGGCCTGGTTGGCGGGACGGCGCGGCGAGGCCCCGGTGGGCGCGGTGGTGATCGAGGCCGCCACCGGGCGCGTACTGGCCGAAGCCTGCAACGGCCCCATCGGCGCAAACGACCCCACGGCCCACGCCGAAATCCTGGCGCTTCGCCAGGCGAGTGCGGCCATCGGCAACTACCGCCTGAACGGGGCCATCCTGGCCGTTACTCTGGAGCCGTGCCTGATGTGCCTGGGAGCCATGGTGCACGCGCGCATCGGGGGCCTGGTCATCGGCGCGCCGGACCCCAAGGCCGGAGCGGTGTTCTCGCAGATGGACGGGCTGGCCCTGCCGTTTCTCAACCACCGCTTCCCGGTGTTGTCCGGCATCCTGGCCGGAGAGTGCGGGGCCACGCTGACGCGATTCTTTGCGGGCAGACGCAAGGAAAAGCGCGGCTGA
- a CDS encoding phosphoribosylformylglycinamidine synthase subunit PurQ translates to MAQVKTLVITGYGTNCEAESAHAANLAGSDQTDIVYFSDITAGRVRLPGYNFLIFPGGFLDGDDLGAGQAGAIRWKYAKSAQGESLLAQLKTYFEEGGLILGICNGFQLLVKLGLLPALDNNYFERQVTLSNNDSGRFEDRWVTVRVNQASPCVFTKGLDRLDLPVRHGEGMIIPHDNATLSRIVTENLIALQYADPATGKPSMEYPANPNGSPMAIAGLTDPTGRILGLMPHPEAFNDPTNHPGWTRGETPKLGISILENAVQYLKANG, encoded by the coding sequence ATGGCCCAAGTCAAGACTCTGGTCATCACCGGCTACGGCACCAATTGCGAGGCGGAGTCCGCCCACGCGGCCAATCTGGCCGGTTCAGACCAGACCGATATCGTCTACTTTTCCGACATCACAGCCGGAAGAGTTCGTCTTCCCGGCTACAACTTTTTGATTTTTCCCGGCGGATTTCTCGACGGCGACGATCTCGGCGCAGGCCAGGCGGGGGCAATCCGCTGGAAATACGCCAAGAGCGCCCAGGGTGAATCGCTGCTCGCGCAGCTGAAAACCTACTTCGAGGAAGGCGGCCTGATCCTTGGCATCTGCAACGGTTTCCAGCTCCTGGTGAAGCTAGGCCTGCTGCCCGCCCTGGACAACAATTATTTTGAGCGTCAGGTCACGCTCTCCAACAACGATTCCGGTCGTTTCGAGGACCGCTGGGTCACGGTGCGTGTGAACCAGGCCAGCCCCTGCGTGTTCACCAAGGGGCTCGACCGCCTGGACCTGCCCGTGCGCCACGGCGAGGGCATGATCATCCCCCATGACAACGCGACACTGTCGCGCATCGTCACCGAGAACCTGATCGCGCTGCAATACGCCGACCCGGCCACCGGGAAGCCCAGCATGGAGTATCCGGCCAACCCCAACGGATCGCCCATGGCCATCGCCGGGCTTACCGACCCCACGGGTCGGATCCTTGGGCTCATGCCCCACCCCGAGGCCTTCAACGACCCCACAAACCACCCCGGTTGGACCCGTGGCGAAACGCCCAAACTGGGCATCTCCATCCTGGAGAACGCAGTCCAGTATCTGAAGGCCAACGGTTAG
- a CDS encoding CTP synthase has product MKTKFIFVTGGVLSSLGKGLAAASIGALLQARGLRCTIMKLDPYINVDPGTMNPFQHGEVYVTNDGAETDLDLGHYERYLGVAMSQNNNVTSGRIYNNVIQKERRGDYLGGTVQVIPHITDEIKRSILNVAKDEDVALIEIGGTVGDIEGQPFLEAIRQLRGDLGKENVLYIHLTLIPYIRVAGELKTKPTQHSVKELRSIGIQPDIIICRSEIELDQSLKTKIALFCNVDPDAVFNAVDVKNIYELPLKLYAEGVDQKIAILLRLPAKNAELEAWQTLTHKLSNPQGEVSIAIVGKYVDLKEAYKSLHEALVHASVANDVSVNLVYVNSEEITDENVAERLGGLDGILVPGGFGSRGVEGKIAAIKYARENKVPFFGICLGMQLACIEFARNVLGLTEANSEEFNRLSPDPIIYLMREWYDFRTKKIERRDADSEMGGTMRLGAYPCVVKTETKAMEAYAKPQIEERHRHRYEFNKAYYARMEEKGMMFSGLSPDESLVEMVELPEHPWFLGCQFHPEFNSNPMRPHPLFREFIKASKAARGKK; this is encoded by the coding sequence ATGAAAACCAAATTTATATTCGTCACCGGAGGCGTGTTGTCCTCCCTGGGCAAGGGACTGGCCGCCGCCTCCATCGGCGCGCTGCTGCAGGCGCGCGGTCTGCGCTGCACCATCATGAAGCTGGACCCCTACATCAACGTGGACCCCGGCACCATGAACCCCTTCCAGCACGGCGAAGTCTACGTCACCAACGACGGGGCCGAGACCGACCTGGATCTGGGCCACTACGAGCGCTACCTGGGCGTGGCCATGTCCCAGAACAACAACGTCACCTCCGGGCGCATCTACAACAACGTCATCCAGAAGGAGCGCCGTGGCGACTATCTGGGCGGCACCGTGCAGGTGATCCCGCACATCACCGACGAGATCAAGCGTTCCATCCTGAACGTCGCCAAGGACGAGGACGTGGCCCTGATCGAGATCGGCGGCACCGTGGGCGACATCGAAGGCCAGCCCTTCCTGGAAGCCATCCGCCAGCTGCGCGGCGACCTGGGCAAGGAGAACGTCCTCTACATCCACCTGACGCTCATCCCCTACATCCGCGTGGCCGGTGAACTCAAAACCAAGCCCACCCAGCACAGCGTCAAGGAGCTCCGGTCCATCGGCATCCAGCCCGACATCATCATCTGCCGCTCCGAGATCGAGCTGGACCAGTCCCTCAAGACCAAGATCGCGCTCTTCTGCAACGTGGACCCGGACGCCGTGTTCAACGCCGTGGACGTGAAGAATATCTATGAGCTGCCCCTGAAGCTCTACGCCGAGGGCGTGGACCAGAAGATAGCCATCCTGCTGCGCCTGCCCGCCAAGAACGCCGAGTTGGAAGCATGGCAGACCCTCACCCACAAGCTGAGCAATCCCCAGGGAGAGGTCAGCATCGCCATCGTGGGCAAGTACGTGGACCTCAAGGAGGCCTACAAGAGCCTGCACGAGGCCCTGGTGCACGCCAGCGTGGCCAACGACGTGAGCGTGAACCTGGTCTACGTGAACTCCGAGGAGATCACCGACGAGAATGTGGCCGAACGCCTGGGCGGCCTGGACGGCATCCTGGTGCCCGGCGGCTTCGGCTCGCGCGGCGTGGAAGGCAAGATCGCGGCCATCAAGTACGCCCGCGAGAACAAGGTGCCCTTCTTCGGCATCTGCCTGGGCATGCAGCTGGCCTGCATCGAGTTCGCCCGCAACGTGCTGGGACTCACCGAGGCCAACTCCGAGGAGTTCAACCGCCTGAGCCCGGACCCCATCATCTACCTGATGCGCGAATGGTACGACTTCCGCACCAAGAAGATCGAACGCCGCGACGCCGACTCTGAAATGGGCGGCACCATGCGTCTGGGCGCGTACCCCTGCGTGGTGAAGACCGAGACCAAGGCCATGGAAGCCTACGCCAAGCCCCAGATCGAGGAGCGCCACCGCCACCGCTACGAGTTTAACAAGGCCTACTACGCCCGCATGGAAGAAAAGGGCATGATGTTCTCCGGCCTGTCGCCCGACGAATCCCTGGTGGAAATGGTGGAGTTGCCCGAGCATCCGTGGTTTTTGGGCTGTCAGTTCCATCCGGAGTTCAACTCCAACCCCATGCGCCCCCACCCCCTGTTCCGCGAGTTCATCAAGGCGTCCAAGGCCGCGCGCGGCAAGAAATAA
- a CDS encoding KdsC family phosphatase, whose translation MRRPARIGSRPGMRRALALARPVRLLVLDVDGVLTDNAVSHDGPGPGLKRFGIQDGMGVKLCQHAGIEVAVISGLGNIQAEQRSRELGIREFHGGHLRKLPVLEKIMAAKCLEFSQVAYMGDDWLDAQIMARVGLPLAPVDAQPEILRIAAWISKRPGGCGAVREAIRFILLAQGKLDRMWREWRD comes from the coding sequence ATGAGGCGTCCCGCCCGAATCGGCTCAAGGCCCGGCATGCGCCGGGCCTTGGCGCTGGCCAGGCCCGTGCGCCTCTTGGTGCTGGACGTGGACGGCGTGCTCACCGACAACGCAGTGAGCCACGACGGCCCCGGCCCCGGCCTCAAGCGTTTCGGCATCCAGGACGGCATGGGCGTGAAGCTCTGCCAGCACGCCGGGATCGAGGTGGCGGTGATCAGCGGCCTGGGCAACATCCAGGCCGAACAGCGCTCGCGGGAACTCGGCATCCGTGAATTCCACGGCGGGCACTTGCGCAAGCTCCCCGTGCTCGAAAAGATCATGGCCGCCAAGTGCCTCGAGTTCTCCCAGGTGGCCTACATGGGCGACGACTGGCTGGACGCGCAGATAATGGCCCGCGTGGGCCTGCCCCTGGCCCCGGTCGACGCGCAGCCGGAAATTCTTCGCATTGCCGCCTGGATTTCCAAAAGGCCCGGCGGATGCGGCGCGGTGCGCGAAGCCATCCGCTTCATACTGCTGGCGCAGGGAAAACTCGATCGAATGTGGCGCGAATGGCGTGACTGA
- the rpoN gene encoding RNA polymerase factor sigma-54 — MALELRQQLKLSQQLVMTPQLQQAIKLLQLSRLELMETVQQELLENPLLEEVVIEDERPAPTMAEESRAPDATQEEGAMQRELLKTAEWDDYIGDFASTSRQATAREYEAPEEGMSFEARLASKTSLDGHLSWQINLSPFTAAQRVIAASIVGNLDGMGYLQSTVEEIAEDAQASVPEVEAVLYALQRFDPVGVAARTPQECLLVQLEFYGYTDPVLIEIVREHLEDLEKKRYKPLAKKFKITMEEIKEYLDIIQTLDPLPGSHFSSSDPVYVSPDAYVYKYGDDFVIVLNEDGLPKLQLSPYYSGDMSRGSGGKDKDYFQDKMRSAQWLMKSLYQRQRTLFKVLESIVKFQRDFFEVGVTKLKPLILKDVADDIGMHESTVSRITTSKYVATPHGIYELKFFFNSSLELDDGTSVGSESVKALIKQLISGENHKKPVSDEQIADILKQKLQVNIARRTVAKYRMAMGIESSSKRKAVL; from the coding sequence ATGGCCCTCGAGCTCAGACAGCAACTTAAGCTTTCGCAGCAGCTGGTGATGACTCCCCAGCTCCAGCAGGCCATCAAGCTGTTGCAGCTTTCCCGGCTTGAGCTGATGGAGACCGTGCAGCAGGAGCTTCTGGAGAACCCGCTGCTGGAAGAGGTCGTGATCGAGGACGAGCGTCCCGCCCCGACCATGGCCGAGGAATCCCGCGCTCCCGACGCCACTCAGGAAGAGGGCGCCATGCAGCGCGAACTCCTGAAGACCGCCGAATGGGACGACTACATCGGCGACTTCGCCTCCACCTCGCGCCAGGCCACCGCCCGCGAATACGAGGCCCCGGAGGAGGGAATGTCTTTCGAGGCCCGTCTTGCCTCGAAAACCTCTCTGGACGGACACCTTTCCTGGCAGATCAACCTTTCCCCCTTCACTGCGGCCCAGCGCGTCATCGCTGCCTCAATCGTTGGCAATCTGGACGGTATGGGGTACCTGCAATCCACGGTGGAGGAAATCGCCGAGGACGCCCAGGCAAGCGTGCCCGAAGTGGAAGCGGTTCTTTACGCCCTGCAGCGCTTCGACCCTGTGGGCGTGGCGGCACGCACCCCGCAGGAGTGCCTGCTGGTGCAGCTGGAATTCTACGGCTACACCGATCCCGTGCTCATCGAGATCGTGCGTGAGCACCTGGAAGACCTGGAAAAGAAGCGCTACAAGCCTCTTGCCAAGAAGTTCAAGATCACCATGGAGGAGATCAAGGAGTACCTGGACATCATCCAGACTCTCGATCCGCTTCCCGGATCGCATTTCAGCTCCTCCGACCCGGTGTACGTCAGCCCCGACGCCTACGTGTACAAGTACGGCGACGACTTCGTCATCGTGCTGAACGAGGACGGCCTGCCCAAACTGCAACTATCGCCGTATTATTCAGGCGACATGTCCCGGGGCAGCGGCGGCAAGGACAAGGACTACTTCCAGGACAAGATGCGCTCTGCGCAGTGGCTCATGAAGAGCCTGTACCAGCGCCAGCGCACCTTGTTCAAGGTCCTGGAATCCATCGTGAAGTTCCAGCGGGATTTCTTCGAGGTGGGCGTTACCAAGCTAAAGCCCCTTATCCTCAAGGACGTTGCCGACGACATCGGCATGCACGAATCCACGGTGAGCCGCATTACCACGAGCAAGTACGTGGCCACCCCCCACGGCATTTACGAGCTCAAATTTTTCTTCAACTCCTCTTTGGAGTTGGACGACGGCACTTCCGTCGGTTCCGAATCGGTGAAGGCGCTCATCAAGCAGCTCATCTCCGGCGAGAACCACAAGAAGCCCGTCAGCGACGAGCAGATCGCGGACATCCTCAAGCAAAAATTGCAGGTCAACATTGCCCGCAGGACCGTGGCCAAGTATCGTATGGCCATGGGTATCGAGTCCTCGTCGAAGCGCAAGGCTGTATTGTAA
- the hpf gene encoding ribosome hibernation-promoting factor, HPF/YfiA family, translated as MNIAFHFKNFEPSPGLREYANKRFDKLAKYMPNSDNAEVIVTLMVEKTRQIADVIIDADTIHIAAHERSDDMYSTLDLITDKLESQIRKMREKMKDRRKVAGSAAVTMGVVSLTDEGKVHSIEESDKYNPKPMGVEEAAEQLEAMKYEFLVFLNSETDSINVIYKRKNGDFGLIDPGVSR; from the coding sequence ATGAACATTGCTTTTCACTTCAAGAATTTTGAACCGTCCCCCGGCCTGCGCGAATACGCCAACAAGCGTTTCGACAAGCTGGCGAAATACATGCCTAATTCTGACAATGCCGAAGTGATCGTCACCCTGATGGTGGAGAAGACCCGCCAGATCGCCGACGTGATCATCGACGCCGACACGATCCACATCGCTGCCCACGAGCGCTCCGACGACATGTACTCCACGCTGGACCTGATCACCGACAAGCTCGAGTCCCAGATCCGCAAGATGCGCGAGAAGATGAAGGACCGCCGCAAGGTTGCCGGTTCCGCCGCCGTCACCATGGGCGTGGTCAGCCTCACGGACGAGGGCAAGGTCCACTCCATCGAGGAGTCCGACAAGTACAACCCGAAGCCCATGGGCGTCGAGGAAGCTGCCGAGCAGCTGGAAGCCATGAAGTACGAATTCCTGGTGTTCCTGAACTCCGAGACCGACAGCATCAACGTGATCTACAAGCGCAAGAACGGAGACTTCGGCCTGATCGATCCTGGAGTATCCCGCTGA
- a CDS encoding PTS sugar transporter subunit IIA → MRLGEFLRKDFVLDDLKSGDKSEVLAELVAPVAAAFPEVNAEKALRVLMERENLGTTGIGDGVAIPHGKMDSLKEIVIVTGRSTSGVDFEALDHKPCRIFFLVLAPEHVAGMHLRILAQISRLLSDESFRGAFLEAQDRESLWRVVTSHA, encoded by the coding sequence ATGCGGCTTGGGGAGTTTCTGCGCAAGGACTTCGTGCTGGACGACCTGAAGTCCGGCGACAAGTCCGAGGTGCTGGCCGAACTGGTGGCCCCGGTTGCGGCGGCCTTCCCGGAAGTGAACGCCGAGAAGGCCCTGCGGGTGCTCATGGAGCGCGAAAACCTGGGCACCACCGGCATTGGCGACGGAGTGGCCATTCCACACGGCAAAATGGACTCCCTCAAGGAGATCGTCATCGTGACCGGGCGCAGCACGTCAGGCGTCGATTTCGAGGCTCTGGACCACAAGCCGTGCCGCATCTTCTTCCTGGTGCTGGCCCCGGAGCATGTGGCCGGCATGCACCTGCGCATCCTTGCCCAGATATCCAGGCTTCTGTCCGACGAGAGCTTCCGGGGAGCATTCCTGGAAGCGCAAGACCGCGAAAGCCTCTGGCGGGTTGTCACCAGCCACGCGTGA
- the rapZ gene encoding RNase adapter RapZ, which produces MPHPGEKLPVVVISGLSGSGKSTALNVFEDLGYFCVDGLPASLMAKLVSLFQGQDANRYRGLALGMDMRQADFDSDWEPALQELRKAENPPQVVFVEADTKEIMRRYATTRRPHPFESEGYGLGEAVEEERRRMAPLRETADMVMDTTGFSIHDLRRQLQDKWKFLEGKGPAMKVHIMSFGFKYGIPTESDLVFDLRFLPNPYFDAALKPLSGQDKSIVEYVLDSEEGRFFLPRLETFLTELIPLYTREGRYRLTISLGCTGGRHRSVATAEAIFDTLRRAGYTVSLEHRHIEKG; this is translated from the coding sequence ATGCCGCATCCGGGCGAAAAGCTGCCTGTGGTGGTCATTTCCGGACTATCAGGTTCAGGCAAGTCCACAGCGCTCAATGTCTTCGAGGATCTGGGCTACTTCTGCGTGGACGGTCTGCCCGCGAGCCTCATGGCCAAGCTGGTCAGCCTTTTCCAAGGCCAGGACGCGAACCGCTACCGTGGTCTGGCCTTGGGCATGGACATGCGCCAGGCGGATTTCGACTCCGACTGGGAACCGGCCCTGCAGGAACTGAGGAAGGCGGAGAACCCGCCCCAGGTCGTATTTGTGGAAGCTGACACCAAGGAGATCATGCGCCGCTACGCCACCACGCGCCGTCCCCACCCCTTCGAATCGGAAGGGTACGGGCTGGGCGAGGCCGTGGAGGAAGAGCGACGCCGCATGGCTCCCCTGCGCGAGACCGCCGACATGGTCATGGACACCACCGGCTTCTCCATCCATGACCTGCGCCGCCAGCTCCAGGACAAGTGGAAGTTCCTGGAGGGGAAGGGGCCGGCCATGAAGGTCCACATCATGAGCTTTGGATTCAAGTACGGAATCCCCACCGAATCCGACCTGGTGTTCGACCTGCGCTTTCTGCCCAACCCCTATTTCGATGCTGCCCTGAAACCATTGTCGGGACAGGATAAATCCATAGTTGAGTACGTGCTCGACTCGGAAGAGGGCAGATTCTTCCTCCCCAGGCTTGAAACTTTCCTCACGGAGCTTATCCCTCTGTATACCCGGGAGGGCCGTTACCGCCTGACGATTTCCCTCGGCTGTACCGGCGGCAGGCACCGGTCCGTGGCCACGGCCGAAGCCATCTTTGACACCTTGCGCAGGGCGGGTTACACGGTGTCCTTGGAACACCGTCACATAGAAAAAGGTTGA
- a CDS encoding PTS sugar transporter subunit IIA, with protein MNDKKSSAAPVGVVIVTHTDYADKLLKAAEMIIGPQENTRTVSVDVGVDTGETVKELGEAIKAVEQGAGVIILTDMFGGTPTNLSLSLIGQHHIEVVTGVNLPMLIKILSTRTKALELLAADAKTAGVQGIVVAGEVLRKKVAGE; from the coding sequence ATGAACGACAAGAAATCCAGCGCCGCGCCTGTGGGTGTGGTCATCGTGACCCACACCGACTACGCGGACAAGCTGCTCAAGGCCGCCGAGATGATCATCGGTCCGCAGGAGAACACCCGCACCGTCAGCGTGGATGTGGGGGTCGACACCGGCGAGACCGTCAAGGAACTCGGCGAGGCCATCAAGGCCGTGGAACAGGGGGCCGGAGTCATCATCCTCACGGACATGTTCGGCGGCACCCCCACCAACCTGTCATTGTCACTCATCGGTCAGCACCACATCGAGGTGGTCACCGGAGTGAACCTGCCCATGCTCATCAAGATCCTCTCCACGCGCACCAAGGCTCTGGAGCTTCTGGCGGCGGACGCCAAAACTGCGGGAGTGCAGGGCATCGTGGTGGCGGGGGAAGTCCTGCGGAAAAAGGTCGCCGGGGAATAA
- a CDS encoding PTS sugar transporter subunit IIB — MFWVRIDNRLVHGQIIESWLPFTDARNIVVANDELAADELRQQIMSIAIPLGVDITFVKVALVQEHLAGKKLLGKDVLVLFASCPDARRAFESGLGFSRLNLGNLHYGPGKKQLCQHISLSKEDESCLDFLRGMGVGMDYRCIPSDPVELN; from the coding sequence GTGTTCTGGGTGCGCATCGACAACCGGCTGGTGCACGGCCAGATCATCGAATCCTGGCTCCCTTTCACAGACGCGCGCAACATCGTGGTGGCCAACGACGAGTTGGCCGCAGACGAACTGCGACAGCAGATCATGTCCATCGCCATACCGCTGGGGGTGGACATCACCTTCGTGAAGGTCGCCCTGGTCCAGGAGCATCTTGCCGGGAAGAAACTCCTGGGCAAAGACGTGCTGGTTCTCTTCGCGTCCTGTCCGGATGCGCGTCGGGCTTTCGAATCCGGCCTTGGTTTCTCCCGCCTGAACCTGGGAAACCTGCATTACGGGCCGGGCAAGAAACAGCTCTGCCAGCACATCTCCTTGAGCAAGGAAGATGAATCCTGCCTTGATTTCCTGCGCGGCATGGGAGTGGGCATGGATTACCGGTGCATACCGAGCGACCCGGTGGAACTGAATTAA
- a CDS encoding PTS sugar transporter subunit IIC, which yields MRGWDESSEAHCRKRKERLSFFRLLVHSARKTTSLDAANAASRRYHLLHPGQQFFFALFSSFRFLINLPLLDRPLTLAFFWGLITGDWTQSLGVGIFFELLWLDIFPAGTIIPPNSLAPTLASLCVMHLLGISSPAMAVVILFASLPFGRLFARLERYHRQYENDAFNKLMLWTKHPERQRGPVALTRSSMAVMLPLSGVAFALSVSALLALMHVLLPRVSPFLGDLPLTWTHLWVVGSIGALLSLRHRPAYAVLLGGVALAIASRLIS from the coding sequence ATGCGCGGCTGGGATGAGTCGTCCGAAGCGCATTGCCGCAAGAGGAAAGAGAGGCTTTCCTTTTTTCGGCTCCTGGTGCATTCTGCCCGCAAGACAACTTCTCTGGACGCCGCCAATGCAGCTTCACGCAGATACCATCTCCTTCATCCTGGCCAGCAGTTTTTTTTTGCGCTCTTTTCCAGTTTCCGTTTCCTGATCAACCTGCCGCTGCTTGACCGTCCGCTGACCCTGGCCTTCTTCTGGGGGCTCATTACCGGGGACTGGACGCAGAGCCTTGGCGTCGGCATCTTTTTCGAGCTCCTCTGGCTGGACATCTTCCCCGCAGGCACCATCATCCCTCCGAACTCGCTGGCGCCGACGCTTGCAAGCCTGTGCGTCATGCACCTTCTGGGAATATCCAGTCCGGCCATGGCCGTGGTCATCTTATTTGCCTCGCTGCCGTTCGGGCGGCTGTTCGCCCGGCTGGAGCGCTACCACCGGCAGTACGAGAACGATGCCTTCAACAAGCTCATGCTCTGGACCAAGCATCCAGAACGCCAGCGCGGTCCAGTGGCCCTGACACGGTCCTCGATGGCCGTGATGCTTCCCCTTTCCGGCGTGGCGTTCGCGCTGTCGGTCTCCGCGCTGCTGGCGCTCATGCATGTGCTCCTGCCGAGGGTGTCGCCGTTTCTTGGAGACCTGCCCCTGACCTGGACGCATCTGTGGGTGGTGGGCAGCATCGGGGCTCTGTTGTCCCTGCGGCACCGCCCGGCTTATGCCGTCCTGCTCGGGGGAGTGGCCCTGGCCATAGCCAGCCGCCTTATTTCCTGA